One window of Bacteroidales bacterium genomic DNA carries:
- a CDS encoding SHOCT domain-containing protein produces the protein MYIDNCYGIHHNTNDCYKRIRRKEFTMHGFGGMGFGMGWGWIIGLIVLALVIWLIVRTSVQNTGVTQSSYRSALEVLKERYARGEIDKDEFEERRNDLS, from the coding sequence ATGTATATTGATAATTGTTACGGGATACACCACAACACAAATGATTGTTATAAACGAATAAGAAGAAAGGAGTTTACAATGCATGGATTTGGAGGCATGGGATTTGGAATGGGCTGGGGCTGGATTATCGGCCTCATTGTTCTGGCCCTTGTTATTTGGCTTATTGTCCGAACAAGTGTTCAAAACACGGGAGTTACCCAATCTTCTTACAGGTCGGCTCTGGAGGTTCTGAAGGAAAGATATGCCAGGGGCGAAATTGATAAAGATGAGTTTGAGGAGCGAAGGAATGATCTGAGTTAG
- a CDS encoding RNA polymerase sigma factor, with translation MNPVQFDKQLIQLEDKLERYALSLTSDREDAKDLLQETFHKALVNRDKFIRGSSMKAWTFTIMKNTFINNYRKKQKEKMYYDKTDNDNFLNRTDESSPLRPDSEYSIIEVNRKIEELPDEFRVPFKMFLSGYKYKEIAEKLQLKMGTIKSRIFFTRKKLYVKLLDYRNE, from the coding sequence ATGAACCCGGTACAATTTGACAAACAACTCATCCAACTGGAAGACAAACTGGAAAGGTATGCCCTGAGTTTAACTTCTGATCGGGAAGATGCGAAGGATCTGCTTCAGGAGACCTTTCACAAAGCTTTGGTCAACAGGGATAAATTCATCAGAGGTTCCAGCATGAAAGCATGGACCTTTACCATCATGAAAAATACATTTATTAACAACTACAGGAAAAAGCAAAAAGAAAAAATGTATTACGATAAAACCGATAACGACAATTTTCTGAATCGGACTGATGAAAGTTCGCCCCTCAGGCCGGACAGTGAATATTCTATCATAGAGGTCAACAGGAAAATCGAAGAATTGCCCGACGAATTCCGTGTGCCTTTCAAAATGTTCCTTTCGGGATATAAATACAAGGAAATAGCGGAGAAGCTACAACTTAAAATGGGCACCATCAAGAGCCGCATTTTTTTCACAAGAAAAAAATTGTATGTAAAACTCCTGGATTACAGGAACGAGTAA